The Candidatus Methylomirabilota bacterium genome contains the following window.
CTCGACGAGCTCACCCAGCGCAGCGACCTGATCGTCGAGGCCGCCACCCAGGCCGCCTTGCGCGAGTTCGGTCCCACCGTGCTGGCGGCCGGCAAGCACTTGATGGTCCTCTCGGTGGGCGCCCTCGTGGGCGTGCTCGGCGAGTGGGCGCGACTGGCCGAGAAGCACGGGTGCCGTATCTTCGTCCCATCGGGCGCCATCGCGGGTCTCGACGGCGTGAAGGGCGCGCGCGAGGGCCGGATCGACGCCGTGACCATGGAGACCCGCAAGCCGCCCCGCGGGCTCGCCGGCGCGCCCTACATCGAGGCCAACCGCATCGACCTCGACGCGATCACGAGGGAGACGCTGATCTTCGAGGGGCCGGCCGCCGAGGCGGTGAAGGCCTTCCCCGCCAACGTGAACGTGGTCGCGGCGCTGTCACTGGCCGGCATCGGGCCCGAGCGCACGCGCATCCGGCTCTTCGCCGTGCCGGGGCAGCAGCGGAATCAGCACCGCATCACGATCGAAGGCGAGTTCGGCCGCCTCGCCGTCGAGGTCGAAAACGTGCCGTCCGAGAATCCCCGGACGGGCAAGCTCTCCTACCTCTCGGCGATCGCGATGCTCCGGGAGCTGGGAGCCCCCCTCCGCGTCGGCTAGAGCGCCGACCACTCACCCGGGAAGCGCGGCCTAGTGGTCGGGGACGTTGGCCTCGAGGTACCGCTCGGCTTCGAGCGCGGCCATGCAGCCGGTGCCCGCCGCCGTCACCGCCTGACGATAGGTGAAGTCCTGCACGTCGCCCGCGGCGAACACGCCCGGCACCGACGTCTTGGTCGTGCCCGGCTCTACCTTGATGTAGTTGTTGTCGTGGAGCGCGATCTGACCGCGGAAGATGGCGGTGTTGGGCTCGTGCCCGATGGCCACGAAGAACCCATCCACCGGCGTCTCCCACTGGGCGCCGGTCTTGAGATTGCGCAGGCGCACCGCCGTCACCTTGCCCTGGCTGGGATCCAGCACGTCCTCCACCACGGTGTCGAGGGTGAGGGAGATCTTCGGATTCTTCATCGCGCGCTCCTGCATGATCTTGGAGGCGCGGAACTGGTCGCGGCGGTGCACGAGCTCGACCTTCTTGCCCAGGCGCGAGAGATAGAGGGCCTCCTCCATCGCGGAGTCCCCGCCCCCCACCACCATGATGTTCTGGTCCTTGAAGAAGAAGCCGTCGCAAGTCGCGCACGTGGACACGCCACGCCCCATGAGGGCGGACTCGTTGGGCAGCCCTAGCAGCTTGGCGGTGGCGCCGGTGGCGATGATCACCGAGTGGGCATCGAGCGTGGTCTCGCCGGCGGTGACGCGGAACGGGCGCTTCGAGAAGTCCACCTCGGTGACGTCCTCGGCGATCATCTCGGTGCCGAAGCGCTGCGCCTGCTTCTGGAAGGTCTCCATGAGCGGAGGCCCGTCGATGCCCTCCACGAAGCCGGGATAGTTCTCCACGAGCGTGGTCAGCATGAGCTGTCCGCCTGCCTGGATGCCCGTGAACATCACCGGGGACAGGTTCGCCCGCGCCGTATAGATGGCCGCGGTATAGCCGGCCGGCCCCGAGCCGATGATGATGACCTTCCGAGTCGTCGCCATGTCCTCTCCTCTATCTGTCCCCGACCACACGCTGCCCCAGACTACTGTTTGGATGCCGGCCTGCCCCCGTCGGGTGCAAGCAGGGCCGGAAGCTCTTGCAAATCGCGTATTTCATGATCGGGAGCCGGCGCACCTTCCGGCAGCGCCTCGGCCTCCCGATTGATCCAGACCGCCCGCATCCCCATTGCCCGCGCGCCCGCGACGTCGATGTCCGCCCGGTCGCCCACGAACACCGCCTCGGCCGGGGCCAGCCGCAGGCGGTCCAGCGCTTCCTGGAATATACGCGGAGCGGGCTTGCGCCACCCGACTGCGTCGGAGACCAGGATCTCGTCGAAGAGGTCCGCGATGCCTTCGCGCTCGAGCACGAGGCGCGCGGTGGGCGTGTAGTCGAAGTTGGAGACGACGGCGAGCCGATGACGCCGCTTGAGGGCCGTCAGCACCTCGCGGTGATGCGCGGGGAACACGATCGCCTTGGAGAGCTCGCGCATGTGCGTGCCGAGCAGCGCGGGCAGCGCCTCCTTCTCCATGGCGCCGCCGTCGAGGCCCAGGCGGCCGAAGATCATCCCGAAGCGCTCGGACGCCGCCACCTCGCGATGCGTCGTGTTGCGGATGCGCTCGGCCTCCTGCCAGCTCCAGAAGAGCGCGGCCGCGAAGTCCTCCAGCGAGACCTG
Protein-coding sequences here:
- a CDS encoding HAD family hydrolase, whose translation is MTATACDAVLFDLFDTLVLFQRERLPEIHVNGRTMRSTAGLVHGALRPFAPQVSLEDFAAALFWSWQEAERIRNTTHREVAASERFGMIFGRLGLDGGAMEKEALPALLGTHMRELSKAIVFPAHHREVLTALKRRHRLAVVSNFDYTPTARLVLEREGIADLFDEILVSDAVGWRKPAPRIFQEALDRLRLAPAEAVFVGDRADIDVAGARAMGMRAVWINREAEALPEGAPAPDHEIRDLQELPALLAPDGGRPASKQ
- a CDS encoding aspartate dehydrogenase — encoded protein: MLRIGIVGMGVIGTAVAKAASGDLPGIELAGVTVRDPAKAGGFPAYPLDELTQRSDLIVEAATQAALREFGPTVLAAGKHLMVLSVGALVGVLGEWARLAEKHGCRIFVPSGAIAGLDGVKGAREGRIDAVTMETRKPPRGLAGAPYIEANRIDLDAITRETLIFEGPAAEAVKAFPANVNVVAALSLAGIGPERTRIRLFAVPGQQRNQHRITIEGEFGRLAVEVENVPSENPRTGKLSYLSAIAMLRELGAPLRVG
- the trxB gene encoding thioredoxin-disulfide reductase, whose protein sequence is MATTRKVIIIGSGPAGYTAAIYTARANLSPVMFTGIQAGGQLMLTTLVENYPGFVEGIDGPPLMETFQKQAQRFGTEMIAEDVTEVDFSKRPFRVTAGETTLDAHSVIIATGATAKLLGLPNESALMGRGVSTCATCDGFFFKDQNIMVVGGGDSAMEEALYLSRLGKKVELVHRRDQFRASKIMQERAMKNPKISLTLDTVVEDVLDPSQGKVTAVRLRNLKTGAQWETPVDGFFVAIGHEPNTAIFRGQIALHDNNYIKVEPGTTKTSVPGVFAAGDVQDFTYRQAVTAAGTGCMAALEAERYLEANVPDH